AAATTCCGCAATCTCATCTCTATCATTCAAAATTTTCCATAATAGAGGATGAACATTGTATTCCTGGCATTTCTCGGTCATTACCGGATAACCTCTATCATCATGGGTTAGACCGGTTACATGAAATTTATAATTTTCTCCGATATCGACCATGCGCGGCACAAAATTTTTATCTCTTTTAAAAGGAAGGTATTTATCTTTTTCTCCTTTAAAATATTTTCTCGGTTCGATCTTAATTTTATTAGCAGGTTGAATTTTTACTTCACCTTTCTGATGAGCGACATATTCATCCGCCATAATAAGAACAGGTGATCTATATTTTTCGGAAAAATTAAACGCTTTGATCGTAAAATCGAACATTTCCTGCGGAGAACTTGGAGAAAGAACAATTAATTCATAATCTCCATGAGAACCCCACCTTGCCTGCATTACATCGCCTTGTCCCGGACGATTTGGAATACCGATAGAAGGTCCGGCTCGTTGAACATCGATGATCACACAAGGAGTTTCCAGCATCACCGAAAGTCCGAGATGTTCCATCATATTGG
The sequence above is a segment of the Candidatus Cloacimonadota bacterium genome. Coding sequences within it:
- a CDS encoding 2-oxoacid:acceptor oxidoreductase subunit alpha gives rise to the protein MKTNTPAILTGTHTLSGNEACIEGAFAAGCRFLAAYPIMPALETIDRYLQRSSEVDATFIQMEDEISALAAVIGASWTGKKSMTITSGPGLSNMMEHLGLSVMLETPCVIIDVQRAGPSIGIPNRPGQGDVMQARWGSHGDYELIVLSPSSPQEMFDFTIKAFNFSEKYRSPVLIMADEYVAHQKGEVKIQPANKIKIEPRKYFKGEKDKYLPFKRDKNFVPRMVDIGENYKFHVTGLTHDDRGYPVMTEKCQEYNVHPLLWKILNDRDEIAEF